One segment of Neobacillus endophyticus DNA contains the following:
- a CDS encoding MFS transporter, with translation MNVSSRWLMISVGLGVLLNPLNSSMISVAIARLQNVYHLDFTVVSWIIFSFYIASAISQPIMGKASDLFGRKKIFLSGLVIAFVTSLLAPLSPNFGWLIVFRIVQSIGTSMMGSVGMAIVRIHITEKQAAAVSVISMFQSGAAAIGPFIGGVLIHWWDWPAIFFVNIPFVVSSFLLALKTIPKDERSTSIARNMSFRKWMDLIDVPGILLFTVGLIAMLIGLLSAKSYGHIALINVIVGLFGLVVLGGFVRHELKTTSPFFPLRSFVKYPAMTWVNAEFMVVNVLFYALFFGLPSYLQMVRHVSEFYTGILMLSLGLWSLVASPIAGRWIDKSGPRPALLLSGVLMTFGAIWIMILSKTSPVLSVCLALTAFGISNGLNSVGMQSALFKSSPKEIIGVASGLFNTSRNFGAILSSMLLGIIMGGKFSFDGFRLLGETLTVIALLWVFMSQKRQRSGQLEES, from the coding sequence ATGAATGTGAGCAGCAGGTGGTTGATGATTTCGGTTGGACTGGGGGTTCTTTTGAATCCATTAAATTCTTCGATGATTTCTGTTGCTATTGCAAGGCTGCAAAATGTGTACCACCTTGACTTTACCGTTGTTTCCTGGATTATTTTTTCTTTCTACATTGCAAGTGCTATCTCTCAACCTATCATGGGAAAGGCAAGTGATTTATTTGGGCGAAAGAAGATATTTCTCAGCGGGCTTGTTATAGCCTTTGTTACATCTTTATTAGCTCCACTTTCACCAAACTTTGGGTGGCTCATCGTGTTCCGGATTGTACAATCCATCGGAACAAGCATGATGGGTTCAGTTGGAATGGCTATTGTTCGAATTCATATTACGGAGAAACAAGCGGCTGCGGTGTCTGTTATATCCATGTTCCAATCCGGTGCTGCCGCCATTGGACCCTTTATTGGCGGGGTTTTGATTCACTGGTGGGATTGGCCTGCTATCTTTTTCGTAAATATCCCGTTCGTGGTATCGAGTTTTCTATTAGCATTGAAAACGATTCCTAAAGACGAAAGGTCAACATCCATTGCACGTAACATGTCCTTTCGTAAATGGATGGATTTAATTGATGTGCCAGGGATTCTGCTCTTCACAGTCGGGCTGATTGCCATGCTTATTGGATTGCTGTCGGCTAAATCATATGGGCATATCGCATTAATAAATGTCATTGTCGGGCTGTTTGGCCTCGTTGTACTGGGGGGGTTCGTTCGACATGAGCTAAAAACGACCTCACCTTTTTTTCCTTTGCGGTCATTCGTCAAGTATCCTGCAATGACTTGGGTCAATGCCGAATTCATGGTTGTTAACGTACTTTTTTACGCTCTATTTTTCGGACTTCCATCCTACTTGCAAATGGTACGTCATGTGAGCGAGTTCTATACAGGTATCCTCATGTTAAGCTTAGGTTTGTGGTCACTCGTTGCTTCTCCAATAGCAGGAAGATGGATTGATAAATCAGGGCCTCGCCCAGCATTGCTCTTGTCCGGTGTACTGATGACATTCGGGGCAATATGGATCATGATATTGAGTAAAACTTCACCGGTTCTCAGTGTTTGTTTGGCGTTAACAGCATTCGGTATTAGTAACGGGCTAAACAGTGTAGGCATGCAATCTGCCTTGTTTAAGAGTTCTCCTAAAGAAATAATCGGGGTAGCGTCTGGTTTATTTAATACATCTAGAAACTTTGGAGCCATTCTCTCTTCAATGCTGCTCGGCATCATAATGGGAGGTAAGTTTAGCTTCGATGGATTTCGATTGCTTGGGGAAACCCTTACGGTAATTGCTTTGTTATGGGTATTCATGAGTCAGAAGCGACAGAGGTCAGGGCAATTGGAAGAGTCGTAG
- a CDS encoding LysR family transcriptional regulator, whose protein sequence is MELLQLQYFLAVARLEHMTEAARSLHVTQSSLSKTIQRLEEDLGAPLFDRTGRKLRLNEIGRRFLRRAEKALFELEQGKQEISDLTSPDHGTIELAVTNASTLPNILREFRKKHPHIQFHVQMLTTQEMITLLYRGEVDFCLSSPPIKGDEIECQIVYIDPIHVAVPMEHRLAERSSVSLKELKDEWFVGVKRGYRTRDLVDSVCHSAGFVLHYVYEGNEPARLSALVEAGIGIAFIPSTAMNSRENIKYLQVEDHELVREIALLWNKNRYISRAALEFREVVVDYFGTLSKN, encoded by the coding sequence ATGGAACTTCTTCAGCTACAATATTTTCTCGCAGTAGCTAGATTGGAACATATGACAGAAGCTGCTCGTAGTCTTCACGTAACTCAATCGTCGCTAAGTAAAACGATTCAACGTTTGGAGGAGGACCTTGGCGCTCCTTTATTTGATCGTACAGGAAGGAAGCTGCGATTGAATGAGATCGGAAGAAGATTCCTCCGCCGTGCTGAAAAGGCTTTGTTTGAATTGGAACAGGGGAAGCAGGAAATTAGTGATTTGACCAGCCCTGACCACGGTACCATCGAATTGGCTGTAACCAACGCAAGCACCTTGCCAAATATCCTTCGAGAGTTTCGGAAAAAGCATCCCCATATCCAATTCCATGTGCAAATGCTGACCACACAGGAAATGATTACACTTCTTTATCGAGGAGAGGTCGATTTCTGCTTATCCTCCCCTCCCATCAAAGGTGATGAAATTGAATGTCAAATCGTATACATCGATCCCATCCATGTAGCTGTACCAATGGAGCATCGGCTGGCAGAACGAAGCAGCGTATCCTTGAAAGAACTTAAGGATGAATGGTTTGTCGGTGTAAAGAGGGGCTATCGTACTCGTGATTTAGTGGACTCAGTATGCCACTCAGCTGGATTTGTACTTCATTACGTGTATGAGGGAAATGAGCCTGCCAGGCTAAGTGCTCTAGTGGAAGCTGGAATTGGGATTGCCTTCATACCAAGCACGGCAATGAATTCACGGGAAAATATTAAATATCTTCAAGTTGAGGATCACGAATTGGTGAGGGAGATAGCTTTATTATGGAACAAGAATCGGTATATTTCACGAGCTGCTCTCGAATTCCGTGAGGTGGTTGTAGACTATTTTGGAACGCTATCGAAAAATTGA
- a CDS encoding patatin-like phospholipase family protein yields MAKYRILTFDGGGTLGALSLQLLNRLTQQTPQLINGTNVFSGNSIGSFTALALASGRSPKETLQYFRDKILPAYSISRPGGPVFNQQLPYSGYIKAVEAFFPADLRLKNLEKRIVVPSFQLFSPELNRWTPVLFHNFPDSPYLNEKVSDVILRSSAAPATQRAYQNYVDGFVIATNPSTASIAFAVGKAKQPLDEIAVLSIGTGEAPIHLRRNTRGWGMVSANNLRPENLNNLPPNWGVLFDRTPNEPLLPLRQLVSNGSGYYESMVSSQLLGDRFFRLNPRIPNFSITDPSAFPALIEIANRTNLQPAIHFIEKNWTQKK; encoded by the coding sequence TTGGCAAAATATCGGATCCTAACCTTTGATGGAGGCGGCACATTAGGAGCTTTAAGTTTACAACTTTTGAACAGATTGACTCAACAAACCCCACAATTAATTAATGGCACCAACGTTTTCTCAGGAAATTCAATTGGTTCATTCACTGCCCTTGCGTTAGCAAGTGGAAGATCGCCAAAGGAGACACTTCAGTATTTTAGAGATAAAATCCTACCGGCATACAGCATTTCTCGACCAGGTGGGCCTGTTTTTAATCAACAGTTACCATATTCAGGCTACATTAAAGCGGTAGAAGCCTTTTTCCCGGCAGACCTGCGTCTCAAAAACTTAGAAAAAAGAATTGTGGTTCCTTCATTTCAATTATTCTCACCGGAACTGAACCGTTGGACTCCTGTGTTATTCCACAACTTTCCGGACTCTCCCTATTTAAACGAGAAAGTAAGTGATGTCATACTACGGAGCAGTGCAGCTCCAGCGACGCAGCGTGCTTATCAAAACTATGTGGATGGATTTGTAATAGCAACTAACCCTAGTACAGCTAGTATCGCGTTCGCTGTGGGTAAAGCAAAACAACCGTTGGATGAAATTGCAGTATTATCCATTGGGACAGGTGAAGCTCCGATTCATTTACGAAGAAATACGAGGGGATGGGGGATGGTAAGTGCGAATAACTTACGCCCTGAAAATCTAAACAACCTTCCTCCAAATTGGGGAGTCCTATTTGACAGAACGCCCAATGAACCCTTACTACCATTGCGTCAGCTCGTCAGTAATGGCAGCGGTTACTATGAATCCATGGTCAGTTCTCAACTACTGGGGGACCGTTTTTTCAGGTTAAATCCTCGGATACCAAACTTCTCCATAACGGACCCTTCCGCGTTTCCTGCTCTCATTGAGATTGCTAACAGAACTAATTTACAACCTGCAATTCATTTTATTGAGAAAAACTGGACCCAAAAAAAGTAA
- a CDS encoding TetR/AcrR family transcriptional regulator, with protein MSRPREFDINHALYKSMEVFWTKGFKSTSLEDLTSATQVKKQSLYCVFENKRSLFLKALALYREQAVAVLEELVSQETSPLEKLKSIRDFMLCKDKETIHRGCFIVNSSLEFGTDDEEVTRVVESMFADIEQILEKVIRSGQEQQLITKRHTSKELAAYLNNAIVGARIMEKSGASLERIEAVLRTSFALIAT; from the coding sequence ATGAGTAGACCTAGAGAATTTGATATCAATCATGCACTGTACAAGTCAATGGAAGTGTTCTGGACGAAAGGCTTTAAGTCGACCTCCTTGGAGGATCTGACAAGTGCAACGCAGGTTAAGAAGCAAAGTTTGTATTGTGTGTTCGAAAACAAGCGATCCTTGTTTTTAAAAGCGTTGGCGCTGTATCGGGAACAAGCGGTAGCAGTGTTAGAGGAGCTCGTCTCCCAGGAAACGTCTCCTTTGGAAAAATTGAAGTCCATACGCGACTTTATGCTATGTAAAGACAAAGAAACTATTCACAGAGGATGCTTTATTGTGAATTCCTCGCTGGAATTCGGAACTGATGACGAGGAAGTAACCCGCGTAGTAGAGTCGATGTTCGCGGATATAGAACAAATACTCGAGAAGGTAATCCGTAGTGGTCAGGAGCAGCAATTGATTACAAAACGGCATACAAGCAAAGAGCTTGCTGCTTATCTGAACAACGCTATTGTTGGTGCAAGAATCATGGAGAAGTCAGGTGCTTCCCTTGAGCGGATCGAGGCAGTCTTACGCACATCATTTGCGTTGATTGCAACTTGA
- a CDS encoding NADH:flavin oxidoreductase — protein sequence MSYSQTVQALFKPFTIGNLSLSNRIVMAPMTRQFSPNGVPGLDVANYYRRRAENGVGLIVTEGTVINHPDSSNQVNVPNFFGKDALNGWANVVKAVHEVGGRIIPQIWHMGARGNVNDYSETDIAAIILAFAQAAFEAKQLGFDGIELHGAHGYLIDQFFWEKTNQRTDKYGGDMLARTRFAVEVIEACRRAVGPDFPIVLRFSQWKSTDYTAKLAETPELLEQFLAPLVDAGVDIFHCSTRRFWEPEFEDSDLNLAGWTKKLTGKPTITVGSVGLDNDFMSTFTKGKEANNTKIEGLIEKLEREEFDLVAIGRSLLVDPAWVNKIRDGRTNELIPFTSEAVKVLY from the coding sequence ATGAGTTATTCTCAAACAGTTCAGGCGTTGTTTAAACCATTCACTATCGGGAATCTGTCTCTGTCTAATCGCATTGTGATGGCACCGATGACCCGACAATTTTCTCCGAACGGAGTGCCAGGTTTGGATGTTGCCAACTATTATCGCCGCAGGGCTGAAAATGGTGTTGGACTAATAGTTACAGAAGGTACTGTGATCAATCACCCAGATTCGTCCAATCAAGTTAATGTTCCGAACTTCTTTGGTAAAGATGCACTAAACGGTTGGGCAAACGTAGTGAAGGCGGTACACGAGGTGGGAGGACGTATTATACCGCAGATTTGGCATATGGGAGCACGTGGCAATGTTAATGATTATTCGGAAACGGATATTGCCGCAATAATCCTCGCTTTTGCACAAGCAGCTTTCGAAGCCAAGCAGCTTGGTTTCGACGGCATCGAACTCCACGGTGCGCACGGATATTTGATCGACCAATTCTTTTGGGAGAAAACCAACCAACGCACTGACAAATATGGCGGCGACATGCTTGCACGCACCCGTTTTGCAGTGGAGGTGATCGAGGCTTGCCGCCGTGCCGTCGGGCCTGATTTCCCAATCGTGCTGCGTTTTTCACAATGGAAATCTACAGATTACACTGCGAAATTAGCTGAAACACCTGAATTACTGGAACAGTTCTTGGCGCCATTAGTCGATGCAGGAGTTGATATTTTTCACTGTTCAACTCGCCGTTTCTGGGAACCTGAATTCGAAGATTCTGATTTGAATCTTGCTGGCTGGACAAAAAAACTGACAGGAAAACCTACGATAACTGTCGGATCAGTCGGGCTCGATAATGATTTTATGAGTACCTTTACCAAAGGAAAAGAAGCCAATAATACCAAGATCGAAGGATTAATCGAGAAGCTTGAGCGTGAAGAATTTGATCTAGTCGCCATAGGCCGATCATTATTGGTTGATCCTGCTTGGGTAAACAAGATCCGTGATGGACGGACGAACGAATTGATTCCGTTTACGTCTGAGGCAGTGAAGGTACTATATTAA
- a CDS encoding right-handed parallel beta-helix repeat-containing protein — MGKKIFVLCGQSINAAIAIANPGDAIIVEDCVYHENVVVNKNDIRLVAAHPHGAILDGTGAPGIGILITASGVEVNGFVIRNYSGDGILVLSSSVSDRLINNNIHNIGLNGVEIQTPQGEHLIWKNNIKDIVSNGIFSTGFGCCNAYIQNEVERVGGFGISTGCCSFIHQNEVENTGNIAIDAHSCCNAITENKVMHSGNIGISATGCCSPVVSNQVENSGSDGIFAIDFDNFVVDNHVKHSLGTGIRADFSGDDIFYGNTVSDSGINGIDGGIFGFDTMIGNHVEKSRGIGINVLGIFNNAVGNTVLKNQDGIAINPGIGIPNVDNWILQNEVERNSVDGIFINAANDRTVVAENEVEKNNVNGIHVFSSFDNIENNEIENNSIGINIEPSAVDTFVARNELEDNDKNVVNNGVNTIFFQNEKD; from the coding sequence ATGGGAAAGAAAATCTTTGTGTTGTGTGGACAATCTATTAATGCAGCGATTGCCATCGCCAATCCGGGCGATGCGATTATCGTTGAAGATTGTGTTTACCACGAAAATGTAGTGGTGAATAAAAATGATATTCGCCTCGTTGCCGCACATCCACATGGGGCAATTCTCGATGGCACGGGCGCGCCCGGTATCGGAATTTTGATAACTGCAAGTGGAGTGGAGGTTAACGGATTTGTGATTCGTAATTATTCAGGTGATGGGATCCTCGTGCTTAGTAGTTCGGTCTCGGATAGACTGATCAATAACAATATCCATAACATTGGCCTAAATGGTGTCGAAATACAGACTCCTCAAGGCGAACACCTTATATGGAAAAATAATATTAAAGATATTGTGAGTAATGGAATATTTTCTACTGGTTTTGGGTGTTGCAATGCATACATCCAAAATGAAGTTGAACGTGTTGGCGGTTTTGGAATCTCGACTGGATGCTGTAGCTTCATTCATCAAAATGAAGTCGAGAATACCGGGAATATAGCCATTGATGCCCATAGCTGTTGCAATGCTATTACCGAGAATAAGGTGATGCATAGTGGGAACATCGGTATTTCCGCTACCGGCTGCTGCAGCCCAGTAGTCAGCAATCAGGTGGAAAACAGTGGAAGTGACGGGATCTTTGCGATTGACTTTGATAATTTTGTTGTCGATAATCATGTCAAACATAGCTTGGGTACCGGCATAAGAGCGGATTTCAGCGGCGATGACATTTTCTATGGAAATACAGTGTCCGATAGCGGTATTAATGGAATTGATGGGGGAATTTTTGGTTTTGATACGATGATCGGCAATCATGTAGAAAAGAGCAGAGGCATTGGAATCAATGTATTGGGTATATTTAATAATGCCGTGGGAAATACGGTCTTGAAAAACCAAGATGGGATTGCCATTAATCCTGGAATTGGGATTCCAAATGTTGATAACTGGATCCTGCAAAATGAAGTTGAACGTAACAGTGTGGACGGGATTTTCATTAATGCAGCAAATGATAGAACTGTTGTAGCTGAAAATGAAGTTGAAAAGAACAATGTTAACGGAATTCACGTATTTAGCAGTTTTGACAACATTGAGAACAATGAAATCGAGAACAACAGTATAGGTATTAATATCGAACCCAGTGCCGTCGATACGTTTGTTGCTAGGAACGAACTGGAGGATAATGATAAGAATGTCGTGAATAACGGCGTCAATACGATTTTCTTTCAAAACGAAAAGGATTAA
- a CDS encoding carbonate dehydratase, with the protein MGGNNRSQSSRSDHSHCCFKPFISPNPRTTFNPVSRYPKINKTAFISPFSSVIGDVAIRRNVYVAPNVSIRADEGTPFYIGTNTNLQDGVILHGIVNKQIYVDGKGYSIFIGREVSIAHGALVHGPCYIGDKVFVGFNSIVYDAIVGEGVFIAYNAVVTNGVRIRPNRFVPPGANIDSQEKADALMPVPTDSREFAQAVQRVNQEFPASYHLLLGKNRCSCGLAYD; encoded by the coding sequence TTGGGAGGAAATAATAGATCACAGTCATCTAGATCTGATCATTCACACTGCTGTTTTAAACCATTTATTAGTCCCAATCCTCGAACTACCTTTAATCCCGTTTCACGCTATCCTAAAATTAATAAAACAGCATTTATTAGCCCGTTTTCTAGTGTCATAGGTGATGTTGCCATTAGGCGTAATGTATATGTAGCTCCTAATGTAAGTATACGTGCAGATGAAGGAACCCCTTTTTATATTGGTACTAATACTAATCTTCAGGACGGAGTTATTTTACATGGTATAGTGAATAAACAGATTTATGTTGATGGAAAAGGGTATTCCATTTTCATTGGAAGAGAAGTGAGTATTGCTCATGGTGCTCTTGTCCATGGTCCTTGTTACATTGGTGACAAGGTATTTGTTGGTTTCAACTCCATTGTTTATGATGCAATTGTAGGGGAAGGCGTATTTATTGCTTATAATGCAGTGGTAACAAATGGCGTTCGAATTCGACCGAATCGGTTCGTCCCACCAGGCGCAAATATTGATTCACAAGAAAAAGCAGATGCCCTTATGCCTGTACCAACAGATAGCAGGGAATTTGCCCAAGCAGTACAAAGAGTCAATCAGGAATTCCCCGCATCTTATCACCTGTTACTAGGGAAAAATCGTTGTTCATGTGGACTAGCCTATGACTAA